From the Taeniopygia guttata chromosome 20, bTaeGut7.mat, whole genome shotgun sequence genome, one window contains:
- the ZNF335 gene encoding zinc finger protein 335 isoform X10: MEENAVESSSDASSQAAREEPTESGLGVGSSVAVSADSSDAAAGPGLLSRADDSCVGQSSDSSGVSLVLVHSSVITDGAIVVSDSTASTSSDLGSAIDKIIESTIGPDIIQSCIAVTSAEDGRAETTQYLILQGPDDGAPMVSQMATSALANSLAIEAVGDGPTSTCLDQPGPSKPSRQLEVLELPAQPDRAQEADGGEELDQPDLETLEEMMEVVVVQQFKCKMCQYKSVSKKTLINHMKERHFQPVGSALALKKGRPRKVGAAPKTEDEEVPEEEDDDIMDAGAIDDPEEDSDYNPAEDEPRGRLPKYGCTVATSSEERPRRRPGRPRKLLRLGNVSRDMPEGGEVEPLVTSQSTPSQELQNSEAASSSSLENGTGENLAEPSISQSDSENKDPSSNTSAEDADVIPRRRGRPSRRFLGKKYRKYMGRRYYYKSPKPLMRPYLCRICGSRFLTHDDLRFHVNSHEANDPQLFKCLQCSYRSRRWSSLKEHMFNHVGSKPYKCEECNYTSVYKKDVIRHSTVHSRDRKKRADPPPKLNSFPCPVCNRVYPMQKRLTQHMKTHSTEKPHMCDKCGKSFKKRYTFKMHLLTHIQAIANRRFKCEFCDYVCEDKKVLLNHQLSHMNDKPYKCSVCKYSTFREDFLVSHMAVKHTGGKPFACEFCHFTTKHKKNLRLHVQCRHADSFEEWAQRHPEEPPCRRRPFFTLQQIEELKQQHSQVQAPAEPEASPPAPLGPITCHTVQAVGGAEPSVLSQGSVEGATIIYEQGVAGSAELATQTALDLLLNMSTQRELTTSSLQVAVVKPDDPGETPGPCELQAQEEEEEAKVDCKEQQQKLVMLHMTEPGQTLVQEAYGEASLSGSELQQITIPFSGTAEYSIIAPISEEIQAPATLYSSEEESPVETSHTVVVSGAVMTEEALKDHSNHYIMSSSVPGSQFQTMEPLSRDAAFSSPAEGQEAEPAGIKWPVVQCVTSLFQPDSSLSPASEGQEASSPKIKWPALQGMAKKLTCKVSTAKKLSCKISTAKKFSCKICTAMFTGRAEMESHKRAHIGPSTFKCPDCPFTATLWPEVRSHMVQHANLRPHKCPHCSFASKNKKDLRRHMLTHTNEKPFACQVCGQRFNRNGHLKFHTQRLHSSEGKRPGPAAAQQTIILNSNEDTLATLHTALQAGQAVLAPERLQQALGQEHILVAQEQSVTSQEEAAYIQEITTADGQTVQHLVTADNQVQYIIAQEGVPHLLPQEYVVVPEGHHIQVQDGQITHIQYEQGGQFLPESQIQYMPVSPEQQLVTQAQLEAAAHSAVSAVADAAMAQAQGVFTAEAAAEQIQQLQPGIHYDVITLSD, translated from the exons ATGGAGGAGAATGCGGTGGAGAGCAGCAGCGACGCGAGCTCGCAGGCGGCGCGGGAGGAGCCCACCGAGAGCGGGCTGGGCGTCGGGAGCTCGGTGGCCGTGTCGGCGGACAGCAGCGATGCTGCCGCGGGGCCCGGGCTCCTCTCGCGGGCCGATGACTCCTGCGTGGGGCAGAGCTCCGACAGCAGCGGGGTCTCCTTG GTCCTGGTCCACTCCAGTGTCATCACCGATGGAGCCATAGTTGTGTCAGACTCCACTGCATCTACTTCCTCAGACCTGGGTTCTGCCATTGACAAAATCATCGAATCCACAATCGGGCCTGACATCATCCAGA gctgcatCGCCGTGACCAGCGCAGAGGATGGAAGGGCAGAGACCACGCAGTACCTCATTCTGCAAGGCCCTGATGATG GTGCTCCCATGGTGTCCCAGATGGCCACTTCTGCTCTAGCCAATAGCTTGGCAATAGAGGCTGTTGGTGATGGACCTACCTCCACGTGCCTTGACCAGCCCGGCCCTTCAAAGCCTTCCAGGCAGTTGgaagtgctggagctgcctgctcagccaGACCGAGCCCAAGAGGCAGATGGTGGGGAGGAGCTGGACCAGCCAGACTTGGAGACCCTGGAAGAGATGATGGAAGTGGTGGTGGTGCAGCAGTTCAAGTGCAAGATGTGTCAGTATAAGAGTGTCTCTAAGAAAACACTGATTAACCACATGAAAGAGCGTCACTTCCAGCCAG TGGGTTCAGCTCTGGCTCTGAAGAAAGGACGACCGCGAAAGGTGGGAGCTGCTCCAAAGACTGAGGATGAGGAGGTGCCAGAAGAAGAAGATGATGATATTATGGATGCTGGTGCTATTGATGATCCTGAAG AGGACAGTGACTATAACCCAGCTGAGGACGAGCCCCGGGGGCGACTGCCCAAGTATGGCTGCACTGTCGCCACATCCAGTGAGGAGAGGCCACGTCGACGCCCAGGGAGACCCCGCAAGCTGCTTCGTCTGGGGAATGTGTCTCGGGACATGCCGGAag GAGGGGAGGTGGAGCCCTTGGTGACGTCCCAAAGCACAccaagccaggagctgcagaactCTGAAGCAGCCAGTTCCTCCAGCCTGGAGAACGGGACCGGCGAGAACCTGGCAGAGCCCAGTATCAGCCAGTCCGACTCCGAGAACAAGGACCCTTCCTCTAACACCAGTGCTGAGGATGCAGACGTCATCCcccggcggcgcgggcggccTTCCCGCCGTTTCCTGGGCAAGAAATACCGCAAGTACATGGGGCGCAG GTACTACTACAAGTCCCCCAAGCCCCTGATGCGGCCCTACCTGTGTCGGATCTGCGGCTCACGGTTCCTCACACACGATGACCTGCGCTTCCACGTCAACTCGCACGAGGCCAACGACCCGCAGCTCTTCAAGTGTCTTCAGTGCAGCTACCGCTCCCGGCGCTGGTCCTCCCTCAAG GAGCACATGTTCAACCATGTGGGCAGCAAGCCCTACAAGTGTGAGGAGTGCAATTACACCAGCGTGTACAAGAAGGATGTCATTCGGCACTCTACGGTGCACAGCCGGGACAG gaagaagagagctgATCCG CCACCAAAATTGAACTCCTTCCCATGCCCTGTCTGCAACCGTGTCTACCCCATGCAGAAGAGGCTTACACAGCACATGAAGACACACAGTACAGAGAAACCACACATGTGTGACAAG TGCGGGAAGTCCTTTAAGAAGCGTTACACCTTCAAGATGCACCTGCTGACGCACATCCAGGCCATTGCCAACCGCAG GTTCAAGTGTGAGTTCTGTGACTATGTCTGCGAGGACAAGAAGGTCCTGCTGAACCACCAGCTGTCGCACATGAACGACAAGCCCTACAAGTGCAGCGTCTGCAAGTATTCCACCTTCCGGGAGGACTTCCTGGTCTCGCACATGGCAGTCAAGCACACAG GAGGGAAGCCATTTGCTTGTGAGTTCTGCCACTTCACCACCAAGCACAAGAAGAACCTGCGCCTGCACGTGCAATGCCGCCACGCCGACTCCTTCGAGGAGTGGGCACAGAGGCACCCCGAGGAGCCTccctgccgccgccgccccttcttcaccctgcagcagatcgaggagctgaagcagcagcacagccaggtgcAGGCACCAGCTGAGCCAGAGGCCAGCCCACCG GCACCTCTTGGCCCCATCACTTGCCATACGGTCCAGGCTGTTGGAGGTGCAGAGCCCTCTGTTCTCTCGCAGGGTTCCGTGGAAGGGGCCACCATCATCTATGAACAAG GCGTGGCTGGATCAGCAGAGTTGGCCACACAAACGGCCCTGGATCTCCTGCTGAACATGAGCACCCAGCGGGAGCTGACCACCAGCTCGCTGCAG GTGGCAGTAGTGAAGCCAGATGATCCGGGAGAAACACCAGGCCCCTGtgagctgcaggcacaggaggaggaggaggaggcaaaGGTGGACTGtaaggagcagcagcaaaagtTGGTGATGCTGCACATGACAGAGCCTGGGCAGACACTTGTGCAGGAGGCTTATGGGGAAGCAAGCCTGAGTGGCTCGGAGCTGCAGCAGATCACCATCCCCTTCAGTGGAACAGCAGAGTACAGCATCATTGCACCCATCAGCGAGGAGATCCAGGCTCCTGCCACGCTGTACAG CAGTGAGGAGGAGAGTCCTGTGGAGACCTCCCACACAGTTGTGGTGAGCGGAGCTGTGATGACAGAGGAGGCACTGAAGGACCATAGCAATCACTACATCATGTCATCCAGTGTCCCAGGGAGCCAGTTCCAGACCATGGAG cccctcagcagggATGCTGCCTTTTCCTCACCTGCGGAGGGCCAAGAGGCAGAGCCCGCCGGCATCAAGTGGCCCGTGGTGCAGTGTGTCACCAGTCTGTTCCAGCCAGACTCGTCTTTATCCCCAGCATCCGAGGGGCAGGAAGCGTCATCCCCAAAGATCAAGTGGCCTGCACTCCAAGGCATGGCCAAGAAGCTCACATGCAAGGTTTCTACAGCCAAGAAGCTCTCATGCAAGATTTCCACGGCCAAAAAGTTTTCATGCAAGATTTGCACAGCCATGTTCACAGGGAGAGCGGAGATGGAGAGTCACAAGAGAGCCCACATTGGGCCCAGCACTTTCAAGTGTCCCGACTGTCCCTTCACTGCCACACTCTGGCCAGAGGTCCGG AGCCACATGGTTCAACATGCCAACCTCCGGCCACACAAGTGCCCCCACTGCAGCTTTGCCTCCAAGAACAAGAAGGACCTGCGCAGGCACATGCTGACCCACACCAATGAGAAGCCCTTCGCCTGCCAGGTCTGTGGGCAGAG GTTCAATCGTAATGGGCACCTCAAGTTCCACACACAGCGTTTGCACAGCTCAGAGGGCAAAAGGCCAGggccagctgctgcccagcagacCATCATCCTGAACAGCAACGAGGACACCCTGGCCACCCTACACA cagctctgcaggctggccaggctgtgctggctcccGAGCGgctgcagcaggctctggggcaggagcacATCCTTGTTGCACAGGAGCAGAGTGTCACCAGCCAG GAAGAGGCAGCCTACATCCAGGAGATCACGACTGCTGATGGACAGACAGTACAGCACTTAGTGACTGCTGACAACCAG GTTCAGTACATTATTGCCCAGGAAGGTGTCCCGCACTTGCTTCCACAAGAGTATGTTGTTGTCCCAGAGGGACATCACATCCAG GTACAGGATGGTCAGATCACCCACATCCAGTATGAGCAGGGTGGCCAGTTCCTCCCGGAGTCACAG ATCCAGTACATGCCCGTGTCACCGGAGCAGCAGCTCGTCacccaggcacagctggaggcGGCAGCACACTCGGCTGTCTCAG CAGTGGCGGATGCGGCGATGGCCCAGGCACAGGGCGTCTTCACCGCCGAGGCAGCGGCTGAGCAgatccagcagctgcagccggGCATCCACTACGATGTCATCACGCTGTCGGACTAG
- the ZNF335 gene encoding zinc finger protein 335 isoform X7, with product MEENAVESSSDASSQAAREEPTESGLGVGSSVAVSADSSDAAAGPGLLSRADDSCVGQSSDSSGVSLEEVSESSSSTDAIPRIYLPDSSSIAQSTLVSSVSTVSQSIMVSESPQVLVHSSVITDGAIVVSDSTASTSSDLGSAIDKIIESTIGPDIIQSCIAVTSAEDGRAETTQYLILQGPDDGAPMVSQMATSALANSLAIEAVGDGPTSTCLDQPGPSKPSRQLEVLELPAQPDRAQEADGGEELDQPDLETLEEMMEVVVVQQFKCKMCQYKSVSKKTLINHMKERHFQPVGSALALKKGRPRKVGAAPKTEDEEVPEEEDDDIMDAGAIDDPEEDSDYNPAEDEPRGRLPKYGCTVATSSEERPRRRPGRPRKLLRLGNVSRDMPEGGEVEPLVTSQSTPSQELQNSEAASSSSLENGTGENLAEPSISQSDSENKDPSSNTSAEDADVIPRRRGRPSRRFLGKKYRKYMGRRYYYKSPKPLMRPYLCRICGSRFLTHDDLRFHVNSHEANDPQLFKCLQCSYRSRRWSSLKEHMFNHVGSKPYKCEECNYTSVYKKDVIRHSTVHSRDRKKRADPPPKLNSFPCPVCNRVYPMQKRLTQHMKTHSTEKPHMCDKCGKSFKKRYTFKMHLLTHIQAIANRRFKCEFCDYVCEDKKVLLNHQLSHMNDKPYKCSVCKYSTFREDFLVSHMAVKHTGGKPFACEFCHFTTKHKKNLRLHVQCRHADSFEEWAQRHPEEPPCRRRPFFTLQQIEELKQQHSQVQAPAEPEASPPAVGGAEPSVLSQGSVEGATIIYEQGVAGSAELATQTALDLLLNMSTQRELTTSSLQVAVVKPDDPGETPGPCELQAQEEEEEAKVDCKEQQQKLVMLHMTEPGQTLVQEAYGEASLSGSELQQITIPFSGTAEYSIIAPISEEIQAPATLYSSEEESPVETSHTVVVSGAVMTEEALKDHSNHYIMSSSVPGSQFQTMEPLSRDAAFSSPAEGQEAEPAGIKWPVVQCVTSLFQPDSSLSPASEGQEASSPKIKWPALQGMAKKLTCKVSTAKKLSCKISTAKKFSCKICTAMFTGRAEMESHKRAHIGPSTFKCPDCPFTATLWPEVRSHMVQHANLRPHKCPHCSFASKNKKDLRRHMLTHTNEKPFACQVCGQRFNRNGHLKFHTQRLHSSEGKRPGPAAAQQTIILNSNEDTLATLHTALQAGQAVLAPERLQQALGQEHILVAQEQSVTSQEEAAYIQEITTADGQTVQHLVTADNQVQYIIAQEGVPHLLPQEYVVVPEGHHIQVQDGQITHIQYEQGGQFLPESQIQYMPVSPEQQLVTQAQLEAAAHSAVSAVADAAMAQAQGVFTAEAAAEQIQQLQPGIHYDVITLSD from the exons ATGGAGGAGAATGCGGTGGAGAGCAGCAGCGACGCGAGCTCGCAGGCGGCGCGGGAGGAGCCCACCGAGAGCGGGCTGGGCGTCGGGAGCTCGGTGGCCGTGTCGGCGGACAGCAGCGATGCTGCCGCGGGGCCCGGGCTCCTCTCGCGGGCCGATGACTCCTGCGTGGGGCAGAGCTCCGACAGCAGCGGGGTCTCCTTG GAAGAGGTCTCAGAGAGCAGTTCCAGCACAGATGCCATTCCAAGGATTTATCTGCCAGACTCATCCTCTATTGCCCAATCCACCTTGGTCTCCAGTGTGTCCACTGTGAGCCAGTCCATCATGGTGTCAGAGTCCCCACAGGTCCTGGTCCACTCCAGTGTCATCACCGATGGAGCCATAGTTGTGTCAGACTCCACTGCATCTACTTCCTCAGACCTGGGTTCTGCCATTGACAAAATCATCGAATCCACAATCGGGCCTGACATCATCCAGA gctgcatCGCCGTGACCAGCGCAGAGGATGGAAGGGCAGAGACCACGCAGTACCTCATTCTGCAAGGCCCTGATGATG GTGCTCCCATGGTGTCCCAGATGGCCACTTCTGCTCTAGCCAATAGCTTGGCAATAGAGGCTGTTGGTGATGGACCTACCTCCACGTGCCTTGACCAGCCCGGCCCTTCAAAGCCTTCCAGGCAGTTGgaagtgctggagctgcctgctcagccaGACCGAGCCCAAGAGGCAGATGGTGGGGAGGAGCTGGACCAGCCAGACTTGGAGACCCTGGAAGAGATGATGGAAGTGGTGGTGGTGCAGCAGTTCAAGTGCAAGATGTGTCAGTATAAGAGTGTCTCTAAGAAAACACTGATTAACCACATGAAAGAGCGTCACTTCCAGCCAG TGGGTTCAGCTCTGGCTCTGAAGAAAGGACGACCGCGAAAGGTGGGAGCTGCTCCAAAGACTGAGGATGAGGAGGTGCCAGAAGAAGAAGATGATGATATTATGGATGCTGGTGCTATTGATGATCCTGAAG AGGACAGTGACTATAACCCAGCTGAGGACGAGCCCCGGGGGCGACTGCCCAAGTATGGCTGCACTGTCGCCACATCCAGTGAGGAGAGGCCACGTCGACGCCCAGGGAGACCCCGCAAGCTGCTTCGTCTGGGGAATGTGTCTCGGGACATGCCGGAag GAGGGGAGGTGGAGCCCTTGGTGACGTCCCAAAGCACAccaagccaggagctgcagaactCTGAAGCAGCCAGTTCCTCCAGCCTGGAGAACGGGACCGGCGAGAACCTGGCAGAGCCCAGTATCAGCCAGTCCGACTCCGAGAACAAGGACCCTTCCTCTAACACCAGTGCTGAGGATGCAGACGTCATCCcccggcggcgcgggcggccTTCCCGCCGTTTCCTGGGCAAGAAATACCGCAAGTACATGGGGCGCAG GTACTACTACAAGTCCCCCAAGCCCCTGATGCGGCCCTACCTGTGTCGGATCTGCGGCTCACGGTTCCTCACACACGATGACCTGCGCTTCCACGTCAACTCGCACGAGGCCAACGACCCGCAGCTCTTCAAGTGTCTTCAGTGCAGCTACCGCTCCCGGCGCTGGTCCTCCCTCAAG GAGCACATGTTCAACCATGTGGGCAGCAAGCCCTACAAGTGTGAGGAGTGCAATTACACCAGCGTGTACAAGAAGGATGTCATTCGGCACTCTACGGTGCACAGCCGGGACAG gaagaagagagctgATCCG CCACCAAAATTGAACTCCTTCCCATGCCCTGTCTGCAACCGTGTCTACCCCATGCAGAAGAGGCTTACACAGCACATGAAGACACACAGTACAGAGAAACCACACATGTGTGACAAG TGCGGGAAGTCCTTTAAGAAGCGTTACACCTTCAAGATGCACCTGCTGACGCACATCCAGGCCATTGCCAACCGCAG GTTCAAGTGTGAGTTCTGTGACTATGTCTGCGAGGACAAGAAGGTCCTGCTGAACCACCAGCTGTCGCACATGAACGACAAGCCCTACAAGTGCAGCGTCTGCAAGTATTCCACCTTCCGGGAGGACTTCCTGGTCTCGCACATGGCAGTCAAGCACACAG GAGGGAAGCCATTTGCTTGTGAGTTCTGCCACTTCACCACCAAGCACAAGAAGAACCTGCGCCTGCACGTGCAATGCCGCCACGCCGACTCCTTCGAGGAGTGGGCACAGAGGCACCCCGAGGAGCCTccctgccgccgccgccccttcttcaccctgcagcagatcgaggagctgaagcagcagcacagccaggtgcAGGCACCAGCTGAGCCAGAGGCCAGCCCACCG GCTGTTGGAGGTGCAGAGCCCTCTGTTCTCTCGCAGGGTTCCGTGGAAGGGGCCACCATCATCTATGAACAAG GCGTGGCTGGATCAGCAGAGTTGGCCACACAAACGGCCCTGGATCTCCTGCTGAACATGAGCACCCAGCGGGAGCTGACCACCAGCTCGCTGCAG GTGGCAGTAGTGAAGCCAGATGATCCGGGAGAAACACCAGGCCCCTGtgagctgcaggcacaggaggaggaggaggaggcaaaGGTGGACTGtaaggagcagcagcaaaagtTGGTGATGCTGCACATGACAGAGCCTGGGCAGACACTTGTGCAGGAGGCTTATGGGGAAGCAAGCCTGAGTGGCTCGGAGCTGCAGCAGATCACCATCCCCTTCAGTGGAACAGCAGAGTACAGCATCATTGCACCCATCAGCGAGGAGATCCAGGCTCCTGCCACGCTGTACAG CAGTGAGGAGGAGAGTCCTGTGGAGACCTCCCACACAGTTGTGGTGAGCGGAGCTGTGATGACAGAGGAGGCACTGAAGGACCATAGCAATCACTACATCATGTCATCCAGTGTCCCAGGGAGCCAGTTCCAGACCATGGAG cccctcagcagggATGCTGCCTTTTCCTCACCTGCGGAGGGCCAAGAGGCAGAGCCCGCCGGCATCAAGTGGCCCGTGGTGCAGTGTGTCACCAGTCTGTTCCAGCCAGACTCGTCTTTATCCCCAGCATCCGAGGGGCAGGAAGCGTCATCCCCAAAGATCAAGTGGCCTGCACTCCAAGGCATGGCCAAGAAGCTCACATGCAAGGTTTCTACAGCCAAGAAGCTCTCATGCAAGATTTCCACGGCCAAAAAGTTTTCATGCAAGATTTGCACAGCCATGTTCACAGGGAGAGCGGAGATGGAGAGTCACAAGAGAGCCCACATTGGGCCCAGCACTTTCAAGTGTCCCGACTGTCCCTTCACTGCCACACTCTGGCCAGAGGTCCGG AGCCACATGGTTCAACATGCCAACCTCCGGCCACACAAGTGCCCCCACTGCAGCTTTGCCTCCAAGAACAAGAAGGACCTGCGCAGGCACATGCTGACCCACACCAATGAGAAGCCCTTCGCCTGCCAGGTCTGTGGGCAGAG GTTCAATCGTAATGGGCACCTCAAGTTCCACACACAGCGTTTGCACAGCTCAGAGGGCAAAAGGCCAGggccagctgctgcccagcagacCATCATCCTGAACAGCAACGAGGACACCCTGGCCACCCTACACA cagctctgcaggctggccaggctgtgctggctcccGAGCGgctgcagcaggctctggggcaggagcacATCCTTGTTGCACAGGAGCAGAGTGTCACCAGCCAG GAAGAGGCAGCCTACATCCAGGAGATCACGACTGCTGATGGACAGACAGTACAGCACTTAGTGACTGCTGACAACCAG GTTCAGTACATTATTGCCCAGGAAGGTGTCCCGCACTTGCTTCCACAAGAGTATGTTGTTGTCCCAGAGGGACATCACATCCAG GTACAGGATGGTCAGATCACCCACATCCAGTATGAGCAGGGTGGCCAGTTCCTCCCGGAGTCACAG ATCCAGTACATGCCCGTGTCACCGGAGCAGCAGCTCGTCacccaggcacagctggaggcGGCAGCACACTCGGCTGTCTCAG CAGTGGCGGATGCGGCGATGGCCCAGGCACAGGGCGTCTTCACCGCCGAGGCAGCGGCTGAGCAgatccagcagctgcagccggGCATCCACTACGATGTCATCACGCTGTCGGACTAG